A genomic window from Camelina sativa cultivar DH55 chromosome 2, Cs, whole genome shotgun sequence includes:
- the LOC104728260 gene encoding probable protein phosphatase 2C 76, which yields MVCSSFLRSVIVQAGGHFGVLAQGRRHHFNHIDKTLSVVGFGFRTSFLGFSRTSGIGFRTSAKMMVDSSTGERRVSLVDMPPGKVDDGGYIGGGWKNDEGSLSCGYCSFRGKRSTMEDFYDVKASTIEGQTVCMFGIFDGHGGSRAAEYLKEHLFNNLMKHPQFLTDTKLALSETYKQTDVAFLEAEKDTYRDDGSTASAAVLVGNHLYVANVGDSRTIVSKAGKAIALSDDHKPNRSDERKRIESAGGVIMWAGTWRVGGVLAMSRAFGNRMLKQFVVAEPEIQDLEIDHEAELLVLASDGLWDVVPNEDAASLAQSEEEPEVAARKLTDTAFSRGSADNITCIVVKFRHEKTESPKIEGNAMAESEPELNPTAELEPELNPNAEMETESSPKAEVEPKPDATLDDPKPETEPQTKGEKAGE from the exons ATGGTATGCAGCAGTTTCTTAAGGAGTGTGATTGTTCAAGCTGGTGGTCATTTTGGGGTGTTGGCTCAAGGAAGAAGGCATCATTTTAACCATATTGACAAGACCTTGAGTGTTGTTGGTTTCGGGTTTAGAACGAGTTTTCTTGGATTTAGTAGAACCAGTGGAATCGGATTTAGAACTAGTGCAAAGATGATGGTTGATTCTTCCACTGGAGAGAGACGAGTTTCTTTAGTTGATATGCCCCCTGGGAAAGTTGATGATGGCGGATACATCGGCGGTGGGTGGAAAAA TGACGAAGGAAGCTTGAGCTGTGGTTACTGTAGTTTCAGAGGGAAAAGATCTACGATGGAAGATTTCTATGATGTCAAAGCTTCAACAATTGAAGGCCAAACAGTGTGCATGTTTGGAATATTTGATG GGCATGGTGGTTCACGTGCTGCTGAGTACCTGAAGGAACACCTCTTTAACAATCTTATGAAGCATCCACAATTTTTGACAGACACCAAGCTGGCATTAA GTGAAACATATAAACAAACTGATGTAGCATTCCTCGAGGCAGAAAAGGATACCTACAGAGATGATGGCTCCACAGCATCTGCTGCTGTGTTGGTGGGGAACCATTTGTATGTTGCAAATGTTGGAGACTCGAGGACAATAGTTTCTAAAGCTGGGAAAG CGATCGCGCTATCTGATGACCATAAGCCAAATAGAAGCGATGAAAGAAAGCGAATTGAAAGCGCTGGTGGTGTTATCATGTGGGCAG gAACATGGAGAGTAGGTGGGGTGTTGGCAATGTCCCGAGCCTTTGGTAACAGAATGCTGAAGCAATTCGTTGTTGCTGAACCCGAGATACAA GATCTAGAGATAGATCATGAGGCCGAGTTGCTTGTGCTTGCAAGTGACGGTCTATGGGATGTGGTACCAAATGAG GATGCGGCATCCCTTGCTCAGAGCGAGGAAGAGCCCGAGGTAGCTGCCCGCAAGTTAACTGACACTGCCTTCAGCCGTGGCAGTGCAGACAACATCACATGCATTGTTGTTAAATTCCGTCATGAGAAGACAGAGTCTCCCAAAATCGAAGGAAACGCCATGGCTGAATCGGAACCTGAACTGAACCCCACAGCTGAACTGGAACCGGAATTAAACCCCAATGCTGAAATGGAAACCGAATCAAGCCCCAAAGCTGAAGTGGAACCCAAACCTGATGCTACACTCGATGATCCAAAACCGGAGACTGAACCACAAACCAAGGGTGAGAAAGCAGGTGAGTAA